The Acropora muricata isolate sample 2 chromosome 5, ASM3666990v1, whole genome shotgun sequence genome includes a window with the following:
- the LOC136917184 gene encoding cysteine-rich hydrophobic domain-containing protein 2-like: MANFDAIFDENLQEDEQESRASGEHVQVTPEPVVIRGVGHMTVFGLNSKFDVEFQQGLSAKVAPEEFKATVTRINRVLNKTMPVNIRWLLCGCICCCCTLGMSMWPVVCLNKRTRHSINKVLDAENCHLYHKLGLHWRLNKQRCNSSNMMEYVLLVEFLPKEQILRPD; this comes from the exons ATGGCGAACTTTGACGCTATTTTTGATGAAAATCTACAAGAAGATGAACAAGAATCGCGTGCTTCTGGTGAGCATGTTCAAGTGACTCCAGAACCGGTGGTTATTCGTGGCGTTGGGCACATGACTGT GTTCGGCCTTAATAGCAAATTTGATGTAGAATTTCAACAAGGACTGAGCGCAAAG GTTGCACCAGAGGAATTCAAAGCAACTGTTACACGCATCAACAGAGTTCTCAATAAAACTATGCCGGTCAATATACGTTGGTTACTCTGTGGTTGCATCTGCTGTTGCTGTACTCTTGGCATGTCCATGTGGCCTGTTGTGTGTCTCAACAAAAGG ACAAGACATTCAATAAACAAGGTTTTAGATGCTGAAAACTGCCATCTTTATCATAAG CTCGGGCTCCATTGGCGGTTAAACAAACAGCGTTGCAATTCAAGCAACATGATGGAATAT GTTCTTCTTGTAGAGTTTTTACCAAAGGAGCAAATTCTGCGACCAGACTGA
- the LOC136916254 gene encoding visual pigment-like receptor peropsin: MVEIGETRISLEITSYSPVASLIAVYCLMTIGMNIFVCYYIYRKRSLRTSCTALIVANLAAVDVLVSIKDLPLLISVTTSGRWYFEEHWCRSYGLTNVIYIIVSISTLVTITTEQYFRMTDAQKGIGGSPSRSIPLGYIIAHTTLSYSLSLLWSKYVFISRKAFCEVDWPPSGLSFTLVTSCIFLIPVSLLIYNFFGNEAEERIANEKAKLVKLENGDEESDEEKAHCRLQLAITVFLVTWSPYVIESFFTYSAQIPNIVGVVCAFIPIITTTLIPLWYIKWKKEADRLYPAVSHVQHC; the protein is encoded by the coding sequence ATGGTGGAAATTGGTGAAACGAGAATTAGCTTGGAAATAACTTCTTATTCACCGGTAGCTTCATTAATTGCTGTTTACTGTCTGATGACCATTGGGATGAACATTTTCGTTTGCTATTACATCTACCGCAAGAGAAGTCTCCGTACCTCTTGTACAGCGCTGATCGTAGCAAATTTGGCGGCTGTAGATGTTTTGGTATCAATCAAGGATTTGCCTCTCTTGATCTCTGTGACTACTTCTGGAAGATGGTATTTTGAAGAACATTGGTGCCGCAGCTACGGACTCACAAATGTAATTTACATTATTGTTTCGATTTCAACTCTCGTCACGATCACGACCGAACAATATTTCCGAATGACCGACGCACAAAAGGGGATCGGAGGTTCGCCCTCCCGATCCATTCCCCTGGGCTACATTATCGCGCATACAACTCTTTCTTATTCGCTGTCTTTGCTTTGGAGCAAGTACGTTTTTATAAGCAGAAAGGCATTTTGTGAGGTTGACTGGCCCCCGTCTGGTCTGAGTTTCACTCTGGTGACATCCTGCATATTTCTGATTCCCGTGTCGTTGCTGATATACAATTTCTTTGGAAACGAAGCCGAGGAGAGAATCGCTAACGAAAAGGCTAAGTTGGTGAAGTTAGAAAACGGCGACGAAGAAAGCGATGAAGAAAAAGCTCATTGTCGCCTTCAGCTCGCCATTACGGTATTTTTGGTCACGTGGTCGCCGTACGTGATTGAAAGTTTTTTCACGTATTCTGCGCAAATCCCGAATATCGTTGGGGTCGTGTGCGCTTTCATCCCAATAATAACCACCACGCTCATTCCACTGTGGTACATCAAATGGAAAAAGGAGGCAGATCGACTTTATCCAGCGGTCTCACACGTCCAGCATTGCTGA